In Betaproteobacteria bacterium, the sequence ACATGACTTCAACTTGTCGAAGAAGTCCATAACAACTTCGGCCATTGGCATCTCATAAACCAGTTTTACTTGGCGGCCGTGGTAGTGCATGTCAATCTGATTACCGCGCTTCTGGTTACATAGCGTGATTACGTTGCCCAAGTAGTCCTGTGGAACAAAGATGGTGGCCGTAATGATCGGCTCCCTGACCTCTTCCATTTTAGTGACATCTGGCAGCTTGGCCGGGTTTTCTACATCAACGATGCTGCCATCACGCATGACCACCTGATAGACCACTGTTGGTGCCGTTGTGATCAGATCCTGATCGAATTCGCGCTCCAGGCGTTCCTGCACGATTTCCATATGGAGCAGACCAAGAAATCCGCAACGAAATCCAAAACCCAAGGCTTGAGAAACTTCTGGTTCATATTGCAGCGATGAATCATTTAATTTAAGTTTCTCTAGCGCTTCCCGAAGAGAGTCATATTGATTCGATTCGACAGGGTACAACCCTGCAAAAACCTGCGGCTTGATTTCCTTGAAGCCTGGTAATGCCTCTGATGCCTTGCGATCCATCGTGGTGATCGTATCGCCCACTTTGGCAGCTTTCAACTCCTTAATACCAGAGATAACGAACCCGACCTCACCGGCTCGCAACATCTCCCGTGACTCGGACTTGGGGGCAAAAACTCCGACCTGCTCACACAATTGCTGGGCGCCGGTGGCCATGAAGAACAATTTATCCTTGGGTTTCAGGACACCGTCAATAACACGTACCAGCATGACGACACCAACGTAGTTGTCGAACCATGAATCGACAATCAAAGCCTTTAGCGGTGCATTCGGATCGCCCTTTGGTGGAGGAATGAGTGCAACAACTGCCTCAAGAATATCCTGAACCCCTAACCCAGTCTTTGCTGAGGCAAGCACAGCTTCCGATGCATCAATTCCGATTACATCCTCTATTTCCTGACGCGCGTTTTCTGGATCCGCCGAGGGCAGATCAATTTTATTCAATACAGGTACCACCTCAACATTTAGTTCGAGAGCGGTATAGCAGTTGGCAACGGTCTGCGCCTCAACACCCTGCGAAGCATCAACTACCAGCAAAGCGCCTTCGCAAGCCGAAAGCGACCGGGATACCTCATAAGAAAAATCTACGTGTCCCGGCGTATCGATCAAATTCAGGTTATAAACTTTGCCATCCCGCGCCTTATAGCTTAGCGCTGCGGTCTGTGCCTTGATCGTAATTCCGCGCTCTCGCTCGATATCCATCGAATCGAGTACCTGTGCTTCCATCTCGCGATCAGACAAGCCCCCACAAAGATGAATGATGCGGTCAGCCAGTGTCGACTTGCCGTGATCAATGTGCGCGATGATCGAAAAGTTTCGTATATGATCCATTGGTACCAGTAAAAAAGGGCGCTATCCGGCGCCCTTCCCTTTCAGAAGACCCTGAATTCTAGCGGATTCCAGCCAAATATTCACGGATTTTGGCTTCATCCAAAAAGTAGTGGCAAAGCTCTGTATCACCATGTAGCAAAACTGGCACCAGTTCATCGAATCTGGCCTCAAGCATTGAGTCGGTATCGACATCAATTATCTTCACAGCAACCCCGAACTCTTCCAGCAGCGGCAGCAAAGCCTCTTCCATGTCATGACAAAGATGGCAGTAGCTGCGACTTATCAGCAACAACTCAGTTGCCATTCAGACCCTTGATGGTAATAAAGGTTTGCGTCTCTCTACGCCGAATCAGAAGCGAGACTTTTCTACCATTGGCGAATTGATCCAATAGCCTATTGAACTGTGTGGTAGCAAAGGAAACCGCATAAACCGCCATGAATCTGAATTCGATTCTTATCGGGAAATAATATGGGGGCGATTTGCAAAAGCCGCTTCATCGCCGCGTGACCGCTGAATCACGTATATGTAGGACGTAATCAAACCAAACGCGCCACCCAATATTGCCCACAAATCGCTTCCCAATAGTGAGCCAAACGCCGCACCTAAAATTGTTGCGACCAATGGAATCCCATAAGCCAGATTCGCCGTACGGCGAACACTGCCAGCCGCAATGGCAATGGTCACGCTATCCCCAACAGCGGCACCGATAGAGTTTTCTACGTGGTACGTTTTCTGTCCAGCACAGAAAATTTGGGTCAGTTGCTGACCACCACAGCCACCTTTTTCATGGCAACGGCCACAGCCACCTTGATCAGGTTCAACGATGGCATTCTCCCCATCAAGTGACCGGACAACCCCTCTAATTGTCGTTTGTTCAACACCCATGCTACCAACGCTTATCGGATGCGGTATCAAGTAGGGGGCGAAGTTTTGCCGCCACAGCTTCACGAGCGCGGAAAATTCTAGAACGAACCGTGCCTATTGGGCAGTCCATAATTCCTGCGATTTCTTCATAGGACATACCGTCTATTTCTCGCAACACAATGGCCGTCCGCAACTCTTCTGGCAAGGAATCCATTGCGCAATTAATTGTCTCCCCAATTTGCTTGGTCAACAGGAGACTTTCAGGTGTGTTGATATCGCGTAATTGAGTGGCGTCATCAAACGTCTCAGCCTCATCGGTATCAAACTCTGTCGTAGTGGGTGCACGCCTTCCCTGAGACACAAGATAGTTCTTGGCAGTATTGATCCCGATACGATACAGCCATGTATAGAAAGCACTATCCCCACGAAAGGACGGCAAAGCTCGATAGGCTTTTATGAATGCCTCTTGAGAAACATCCTCCACTTCAGCGGAATCACGCACAAAACGCGACAACAAGCGACCCAACTTGCGCTGGTACTTGCTCACCAACTGGTCGAAGGCGCGCTTATCTCCGCCTTGCGCCCGCTCGACCAGTACTTGATCGATCTCGCGCTCACTCATGGTTGTTGATTTCCTGGGGATTGGACATGTCCATCTGTTATAGGCGCAGTATAGCTCAGCAGTTTTCATGAAGCGGAAAGGTATTTATCCCAAGTTGTGACTTTCTGTAACCGGATTTATGGTTTTCCGCGTGCTATATTTGGCGGAAAACAATCCCCCAGAGAACAGCGTGCAGAAATTTGACGTACTTATTATCGGTAGTGGGCTTGCGGGCCAATCTGCCGCATTACGCCTAGCATCACATTGCCGAGTTGCTTTAGTAAGCAAGCGAAGCCTCGAAGATTCAGCATCCGGTTGGGCGCAAGGAGGGATCGCAGCCGTTCTCGATAGCAGCGATTCGATTGAAGCTCACATTCAGGACACTCTTGTAGCCGGAGCATGGTTAAACGATGAAAAAGCAACCCGTTTTGTGGTCGAGAACGGGCGACATGCAATCGAATGGCTAATTGAACAAGGCGTCCCATTTACCAAGGACGATGCCGGTTA encodes:
- the lepA gene encoding elongation factor 4; translation: MDHIRNFSIIAHIDHGKSTLADRIIHLCGGLSDREMEAQVLDSMDIERERGITIKAQTAALSYKARDGKVYNLNLIDTPGHVDFSYEVSRSLSACEGALLVVDASQGVEAQTVANCYTALELNVEVVPVLNKIDLPSADPENARQEIEDVIGIDASEAVLASAKTGLGVQDILEAVVALIPPPKGDPNAPLKALIVDSWFDNYVGVVMLVRVIDGVLKPKDKLFFMATGAQQLCEQVGVFAPKSESREMLRAGEVGFVISGIKELKAAKVGDTITTMDRKASEALPGFKEIKPQVFAGLYPVESNQYDSLREALEKLKLNDSSLQYEPEVSQALGFGFRCGFLGLLHMEIVQERLEREFDQDLITTAPTVVYQVVMRDGSIVDVENPAKLPDVTKMEEVREPIITATIFVPQDYLGNVITLCNQKRGNQIDMHYHGRQVKLVYEMPMAEVVMDFFDKLKSCSKGYASLDYDFKEYRAADVVKLDILINSEKVDALSLIVHRANAQYRGRELASKMRELIPRQMYDVAIQAAIGSHIISRENVKAMRKDVLAKCYGGDISRKKKLLEKQKAGKKRMKQVGSVEIPQEAFLAVLRVDN
- a CDS encoding glutaredoxin family protein, which gives rise to MATELLLISRSYCHLCHDMEEALLPLLEEFGVAVKIIDVDTDSMLEARFDELVPVLLHGDTELCHYFLDEAKIREYLAGIR
- a CDS encoding SoxR reducing system RseC family protein, with product MGVEQTTIRGVVRSLDGENAIVEPDQGGCGRCHEKGGCGGQQLTQIFCAGQKTYHVENSIGAAVGDSVTIAIAAGSVRRTANLAYGIPLVATILGAAFGSLLGSDLWAILGGAFGLITSYIYVIQRSRGDEAAFANRPHIISR
- the rpoE gene encoding RNA polymerase sigma factor RpoE, which encodes MSEREIDQVLVERAQGGDKRAFDQLVSKYQRKLGRLLSRFVRDSAEVEDVSQEAFIKAYRALPSFRGDSAFYTWLYRIGINTAKNYLVSQGRRAPTTTEFDTDEAETFDDATQLRDINTPESLLLTKQIGETINCAMDSLPEELRTAIVLREIDGMSYEEIAGIMDCPIGTVRSRIFRAREAVAAKLRPLLDTASDKRW